In the genome of Arachis stenosperma cultivar V10309 chromosome 2, arast.V10309.gnm1.PFL2, whole genome shotgun sequence, the window CCGCCGGATACGAGGCTACCAACGGGAAGATGAACGAGACATCGGAGTACCGGTCGCCGAGGGACTCAGATGGCCACGGCACGCACACGGCGTCAATCGCCGCCGGAAGGTACGTTTCTCCAGCTTCGACTCTCGGTTACGCGGCTGGTGTCGCCGCCGGCATGGCTCCGAAAGCCAGGCTCGCGGTTTATAAGGTGTGCTGGACCGGCGGATGCTATGACTCCGACATCCTCGCCGCCTTCGACGCCGCCGTCTCGGACGGCGTCGATGTAGCGTCGCTCAGCGTCGGTGGCGTCGTGGTGCCGTACCACCTCGATGTCATTGCCATTGGAGCGTACGGCGCCGCATCAGCTGGTGTTTTTGTCTCGGCTTCCGCCGGAAACGGCGGTCCCGGTGGCCTCACCGTTACAAATGTCGCCCCCTGGGTGACAACTGTTGGTGCCGGAACAATTGACCGGGATTTCCCCGCTCATGTGAAGCTTGGAAATGGTAGGGTTATAGCTGGTGCTAGTCTTTATGGTGGTCCGGGTTTAATTCCGGGTCGGATGTACCCGGTTGTGTATGCTGGATCCGAATTAAGTGGCGGTGGAAGTACCGGTGGTGGTGATGGTTATTCGGCTTCACTTTGTTTGGAAGGTTCCTTGGATCCCAAGTTAGTGAAGGGGAAAATTGTTGTTTGTGATAGAGGGATTAGTTCTAGAGCTGCTAAGGGTGATGTTGTGAAGAAATCCGGCGGAATTGGCATGATTTTGGCCAATGGGATATTTGATGGTGAAGGTTTGGTGGCTGATTGCCATGTACTCCCTGCTACGGCCGTTGGAGCGATCGGAGGCGATGAGATCAGGAGGTACATTGCAACTGCGGCGAAGTCCAATCACACTTCGCCACCAACTGCAACTATTATGTTCAAAGGTACTAGGCTTGGTGTTAGGCCAGCACCTGTAGTGGCATCATTCTCAGCTAGAGGGCCTAACCCCGTATCAACAGAGATTTTGAAGCCTGATGTGATTGCCCCTGGGTTGAACATCCTTGCTGCGTGGCCGGATCGGGTTGGCCCCTCTGGCGTCCCATCGGATAAGCGCAAAACCGAGTTTAATATACTCTCTGGAACCTCGATGGCTTGTCCTCATGTTTCTGGATTGGCAGCATTGTTGAAAGCTGCGCATCCGGATTGGAGTCCGGCTGCTATTAGGTCTGCATTGATGACCACTGCTTATGTTGTGGACAATAGGGGTCATGCCATGTTGGATGAGTCCACTGGGAATGTTTCCTCAGTGTTTGATTATGGTGCTGGCCATGTTCATCCTGAGAAGGCCATTGACCCTGGTTTGGTCTATGACATTTCGGATTCCGATTATGTGAACTTCTTGTGCAATTCAAATTACACCACTGACACTATCCAAGTGATCACAAGGAAGAAAGCAGATTGCAGCGGTGCGAAGAAAGCCGGACACGCCGGGAACTTGAACTATGCTTCAATGTCAGCAGTGTTCCAGCAATATGGCAAGAAGAAAAT includes:
- the LOC130961486 gene encoding subtilisin-like protease SBT1.5 — translated: MANPPIFLFLTIFIATLLCCCSSFEEEKRTTFIVQVNHNLKPSLFPTHTHWYQSTLSSLLSTKTTNGTTSKHALNNNNPILHTYDTVFHGFSTRLSPSEAKKLQTLPHVTALIPEQVRHVHTTRSPHFLGLQTAAKTGLLRDTDFGSDLVIGVIDTGIWPERQSFNDRDLGPVPAKWKGRCVAGKDFPATSCNRKLIGARFFSAGYEATNGKMNETSEYRSPRDSDGHGTHTASIAAGRYVSPASTLGYAAGVAAGMAPKARLAVYKVCWTGGCYDSDILAAFDAAVSDGVDVASLSVGGVVVPYHLDVIAIGAYGAASAGVFVSASAGNGGPGGLTVTNVAPWVTTVGAGTIDRDFPAHVKLGNGRVIAGASLYGGPGLIPGRMYPVVYAGSELSGGGSTGGGDGYSASLCLEGSLDPKLVKGKIVVCDRGISSRAAKGDVVKKSGGIGMILANGIFDGEGLVADCHVLPATAVGAIGGDEIRRYIATAAKSNHTSPPTATIMFKGTRLGVRPAPVVASFSARGPNPVSTEILKPDVIAPGLNILAAWPDRVGPSGVPSDKRKTEFNILSGTSMACPHVSGLAALLKAAHPDWSPAAIRSALMTTAYVVDNRGHAMLDESTGNVSSVFDYGAGHVHPEKAIDPGLVYDISDSDYVNFLCNSNYTTDTIQVITRKKADCSGAKKAGHAGNLNYASMSAVFQQYGKKKMSTHFIRSVTNVGEANSVYKVTIKPPVGMKVTVEPQTLSFRRVGQKLNFLVRVQARAVKLSPGGSSIKSGSIVWSDGKHTVTSPLVVTMQQPLDY